The genomic window TCCCGCAATGCCTGCTTTTCAGCGTGACATCTTGTGGGACCCGGATATGCGATCCAACATCTTCTGGAGCACGCAGGTCTTTGTGATAAGAGAAGTCGCCCAGCGCACGAACCGACGGCGCCGGTGAAGAATTCGGAGTTACTGTGGTTCACCTGACCAAATCCGGCCTGAAATTTTCACGCCGCACCGACAAGGACGTCGCCTTCGACCAGTACGAAGCGGGAGTTCCGTCCTACCAAAACGCCATTGATCTCCTGCCCGGCTGGACCGGCAGCTTTCCCGATGCGCTGAAACTGAAGGCCGGCAGGCTCGCGCTCTACAACGATCATCGCATCGCGTGGATGATCAAGCAGATGGGCTCGCTCGAGGGCAAGAAAGTACTCGAGATCGGCCCGCTCGAGGGCATGCACACCTACATGATCGATCAGCAGAAGCCGGATCGGGTCGATGCTGTGGAAGCGAACCGGCTCTGCTATCTGCGCTGCCTGATCACCCGCGAAATCCTCGGCATGAACCACGCCCATTTCCATCTTGGGGATGCGATGGCATGGCTGAAGGAAAAGCCGGAACGCTACGATCTCATCGTCGCATCCGGCGTTCTCTACCACATGGCCGAGCCGGTTGAGCTTCTCCGGCTGATGGCGGAAAGAAGCGACGCCGTCTTCATTTGGACGCATTATTTTCCGGATGTCTCTGAAAAGACCGAGCCGTGGCGACAGGCATTTTCGGGCAAGACCGAGACGCGAGAGCTGAACGGGATACCGGTGCGTCTCTATGAGCGTGGCTACTTCAACGCTTCGTCCAACGCGTCGTTCTGTGGGGGCCCGAAGGACCGTCATTATTGGGTCCATCGAGAAGACATCCTCTCGTTGCTGACATCCTTTGGCTACGGCAGCATCGAAATCATGGGTGAGGACCGCAACCACAGCGGTGGCCCCTGCTTTTCGCTTCTGGCAAAGCGCAACTGACGCACCAAGAGCAGGTATCGGCACGTTGCTCTTCAATCTGGAACACGACACCAGAAACGCGATCATCGGCTACCTCGTGCCCGACGGCTTCGCCGACCGGCCGAGGATCATCGTGCGCGACGGGCAAGAGACGCTGTTCGAGATGGAGTGCAACGAAATGCGCGAGGCGGTCCTTCGCGCGGGTCGGCACGAAACGGGCATGATCGGGTTTCGTATCGACGATACGATCCTTCCGGACATCGAGCAGAGGCCGGAATTGACGCTCTGGGACCACAAGTCGGGCGTCCTGATCTATCGCCGCGCTCCTCCTGCAAGCATCGTCCAAAAGAAGCTGGTCCGCGTCGAAACGCAGATGATCCCTTTTCTCGCGATGGACAAAGCGATCAAGCCGCATTTCCAGTATGGCGCGGATGGGGTCGACCGGTTCGGTCTCGAGACGGTGCAGCAGATGTTTCACCTGAACGCCGTTCCGTCGATCTATCTCGCCGGCCGCTTGCAGATAAGGACGTTCACCGAGTTTCTCGATCGCGACTTCCAGGCGATCGCCGTCATCAACGACCCTTACATGGAGATGGCGGAGCGCCTGTTCCTGCTGCAGCGGTTCAAGTCGGTGCCGCAAGGGATTTTCGGGGATCGTGACCGCATGACCTTCGGGCCTGCGGTCGAGCACTTTGCCGAGGTCGACATCTCGTCGTCAGCTTCGCTGAAGGACGCGCTCAAAGTCATGCCAGATCCGGTGTCGCGCATCTTGAACGCGCCGCTGACACGACAGATCGCGCTGTCGAGCGGCGACGAGTCGCTTGGCCCAAATGCCGTGCCGGCGGCGGTCGACATGTTGTCACGTTTCGCGGTGGTCGGATTGCGCGAGGCGCCGGAGACCTATATCGAACCGATTGCCGAACTGATCGGCGTCGAGCCCTCGACCTTGCCGGAGGCGAGCAATTTTTCGCAGATCGCATCCATTGCCGATCGGCTGCGTGACCTGCCGATTGCCGAGAAATTGCTCGAAAAGGACATAATCGTCTACCATTTCGCACGCCAGGCGATCCTTGATAGCTACAAGCGAACCGCGGACCTTTGATCAGGGCTTGAGCGCCCTGCTGGAGAACTGCCCATGGCGGCCACCAAAACCGCGCAGAAGGACAAGTCCGGGACCTTTCAGGTCGACGCGGAGGCGCTCGACGGCCGCAGCCTGCGCACCGGCGATGGCACCATGCCGAGCACGACCAGCGGGACAGCCGTCGGTGTCAAGGAAATCGATGCAGAGACAACCGCAGCAGCGCCGCAAACGGCGAGCGGCGGCGGTTTCTGGCGTCTCAGCACTATCAGCCTGCTCGTGTGCGTCGCCCTGCCCTTCATCCTCGCCTGCTTCTATTATTTTGCGCTCGCCACTGACCAGTATGTGGCCGAGACGCGCTTCGCGGTGCGCTCCCTTGCATCCGGTTCCAGCAGCGATGCCAGCGGCCAGCTTTTGACGACAAGCCCGCTGGCGCAAGATGGGTATGTCGTCACAAGCTTCATCCATTCGACCGAGATCCTCCGTCGCATCGAAGAGCGCGTCGATCTGCGCAGCTACTTTCAGCGCGACGAGATCGATTACTTTTCGCGCCTTGCCGACGACGCCACGCGCGAAGATCTGCTGGATTATTGGTCGAACCAGGT from Georhizobium profundi includes these protein-coding regions:
- a CDS encoding class I SAM-dependent methyltransferase yields the protein MVHLTKSGLKFSRRTDKDVAFDQYEAGVPSYQNAIDLLPGWTGSFPDALKLKAGRLALYNDHRIAWMIKQMGSLEGKKVLEIGPLEGMHTYMIDQQKPDRVDAVEANRLCYLRCLITREILGMNHAHFHLGDAMAWLKEKPERYDLIVASGVLYHMAEPVELLRLMAERSDAVFIWTHYFPDVSEKTEPWRQAFSGKTETRELNGIPVRLYERGYFNASSNASFCGGPKDRHYWVHREDILSLLTSFGYGSIEIMGEDRNHSGGPCFSLLAKRN